Proteins from a genomic interval of Lolium perenne isolate Kyuss_39 chromosome 1, Kyuss_2.0, whole genome shotgun sequence:
- the LOC127318766 gene encoding uncharacterized protein, translated as MERAWHQANSCEVLSREGQPGTAPMKMLFSGYRASLKTKAAETLAQLATLEDAEKTVEERRTFLYNQVVTSYHKAKIERAGLARELEAVKVEAAKVPQLESDLRAARAQCAESEEAGRSAAAKLKLAEQELTRLRLLEKNHITELNSLRTAEKEKVDDLSRRLSEVEKQRLVLQEEVTAKSTELTATAKRWTDDFSALDRGLAAAFPETQEAALAAVGVARDSRRRETGEGSSEYFSMEDHLASMAARIEPVTKLGWELRKAAEELVPMLWPGEAAPQDISGLISSMERAPDRFLDWKESATRAGADMALSFVLSWYNEVDLGQLEFRRAGVEDKLPAELKAARLARASTIAGFVDKALFVADPNPPPSDEEYMDDEEAEDVPEDDPAAGSTDAPPA; from the exons ATGGAGAGGGCGTGGCATCAGGCGAACTCCTGCGAGGtactcagccgggaggggcagcctggcacggcgcccatgaagatgcttttctccggctatcgcgccagcctcaagaccaaggccgccgagacccttgcccagctggcgacgctggaggatgccgagaag acggttgaggagcggcgcaccttcttgtacaaccaggtggtgaccagctaccacaaggctaagatcgagcgagccggcttggctcgcgagctggaggctgtcaagg ttgaggccgccaaggtcccgcagctggagtcggatctccgagccgctcgcgcgcagtgcgccgagagcgaggaggcgggccgatctgccgcagccaagctcaagctggctgagcaggagctgacacggctgcgcctgctggagaagaaccacatcaccgagctcaactccctcaggacggcggagaaggagaaggtggatgatctgagccggcggctgtcggaggtggagaagcagcggcttgtgctgcaggaggaggtcaccgccaagtctacggagctgacggctaccgccaagcgttggaccgacgatttcagcgcgcttgatcgcggcttggcgg cggccttcccggagacgcaggaggcggctttggcagccgttggcgtcgcacgcgattccaggaggcgggaaaccggcgagggcagctcggagtacttctccatggaggaccatctggcgtccatggctgcccgcatcgagcccgtcaccaagctcggctgggagctgcggaaggcggccgaagagctggtgcccatgctgtggcctggggaggcggcgccgcaagacatctccggcctcatctcttcgatggagcgggcgccggaccgcttcctcgactggaaggagtcggccacgcgcgccggcgccgacatggcgctgtccttcgtcctctcctggtacaacgaggtggacctggggcagcttgagttccggcgagctggcgtggaggacaagctcccggccgagctcaaggccgcccgccttgctcgagccagcaccatcgccggcttcgtcgacaaggccctcttcgtcgcggacccgaaccctcctccatccgatgaagaatacatggatgatgaggaggcggaagacgtgcctgaggacgacccggccgccggctccactgatgcccctccggcttag